One segment of Plasmodium vivax chromosome 14, whole genome shotgun sequence DNA contains the following:
- a CDS encoding vacuolar protein sorting 26, putative (encoded by transcript PVX_101410A) — protein sequence MLSNIFGSVCSIDLKIDAEGSRKFAFLRKDKKGDKCPIFSDGEDINGVATISLKPGKKFEHYGIKLELIGQINILNDKSNSYDFFSISKDLEPPGFLIESKQFKWKFSSVDKQHESYFGTNVELRYFVRLNIIKGYSGHIQKEIDFIVQNLCIPPEINSTIKMEVGIEDCLHIEFEYDKSKYHLKDVVVGKVYFLLVRIKIKHMELDIIKMETSGVGKNYTTETVTLSKFEIMDGSPIKSECIPVRLYLSGFDLTPTYKNIQNKFSVKYYINLVIVDEDERRYFKKQEIFLWRKKLG from the exons ATG ctGTCCAACATCTTCGGGAGCGTGTGCTCGATAGACCTCAAAATAGACGCAGAAGGAAGCCGGAAGTTCGCCTTTTTGCGGAAGGACAAAAAGGGAGACAAGTGTCCCATATTCTCGGATGGAGAAGACATCAACGGAGTGGCCACGATCAGTTTAAAGCCCGGGAAGAAGTTTGAGCATTACGGGATTAAGTTAGAATTGATTGGGCAGATAAACATCCTCAATGATAAGTCTAACTCGTACGACTTCTTTTCTATATCGAAGGATCTAGAGCCCCCAGGGTTTCTAATAGAAAGCAAGCAGTTCAAATGGAAGTTTTCCTCAGTGGATAAGCAGCATGAGTCATATTTCGGAACCAATGTAGAGCTACGTTACTTTGTCAGGctaaacataataaaaggATATTCAGGGCACATACAAAAGGAAATAGATTTTATAGTACAAAATTTATGCATCCCTCCAGAGATCAACAGTACTATTAAAATGGAGGTGGGAATTGAAGACTGCCTTCACATCGAATTTGAATATGATAAGTCAAAGTACCATTTGAAGGATGTTGTGGTTGGaaaggtatattttttacttgttaggataaaaataaagcatatGGAATTggacattataaaaatggagacCTCTGGGGTTGGGAAGAATTACACCACTGAAACGGTGACCTTATCCAAATTTGAGATTATGGATGGGTCTCCCATCAAGTCGGAGTGCATCCCGGTGAGGCTCTACTTGAGTGGCTTCGATTTGACCCCCACTTATAAAAACATTCAGAACAAGTTTTCCGTCAAGTACTACATCAACTTGGTAATTGTCGATGAGGACGAGCGCCGCTACTTTAAGAAGCAGGAGATTTTCCTCTGGCGGAAGAAGCTGGGGTGA
- a CDS encoding hypothetical protein, conserved (encoded by transcript PVX_101405A), which translates to MSEVTPIKPKKYKKMKNETEDLLIAFLFDIVFFAICVCIWLYLRKSRDENKISDNIYILNNQTHSEVKADKESSNVKEEEGNDRRRKGNRFRTFLNIKDDKIVNTEIKYYLFFLKANRNIIFSLCILGTFLVLPLYLSLPRNDINNPSFFHYISAGSISDINILTILFFITIIYSAISYTFIYLLWKKIRPSKKKTKKFLPQNFTIMVSRIDKKEINAYKIYKYFCNLTNNKVVSAYLILDYSIVYHEQKKIFNATKNLKMLKENEEKKNIKRDRSKRFLLGFLNRRRGSKGDQKLDPKADQKLDPKADPKGKNSSPDTPLQLLTGEERLNGGVAPTGPLTNEGKDNTAGEVHTTEKDPIGGANQPSGETPLEGVTPSEAQPNNQIRNNADESDGMHTEGPTPEEQKKRKKKPGGLVDLGSDIEGANCNAEGEAYYGQAMGENVATGSRSKEGCKRRNKKSDSSGEERTNEKAEDQREDARRRKGSRVENQASFLKDTSDEDDDVQSSKMKKKKNSNKNYTYKLDIEDENLMSNNNEMLFYDLENLSTKENDNMDLNYKKKKKNRYKSESKINIFHKLFFFLKKNKKSHWKKKLKEHLIKFYSIKNETPKKSTGVCFVSFIDTKSVHDCIHNIPFTERNKWIISNAPPNYDIIWKNLKNHSYKVCARFIILNALLLLANTIIILTVTSIDNILKLKIKKYREEDPSSGNLSAILITWLSPFIVIFVNSIIQPALIACVSIAIGFIRKSSEHTYVLQGNFIFLILNTIIIPLLSLSPLSSLIKVMYSDEIGQWSTRLGAYLFNSSGFFAMRYLLHCCFLTCANQLLQIPQFSIRSIVKTVTKKETSAWTFDFGYWYGFNTTILALILTFSVAVPFILPLGSLYFFLRYYIDKYNLIYEICRTNLDSHGAIIRTAIKFMLFSVAFFQLVMFTFFSRVQNKFISVGRNILFLSSSLTTLLLLCRSTEWVSTNHIKKKKGKRTFCYLCEKNVYVSNLKDLNKLKYAYANPYETKR; encoded by the exons atgtCGGAGGTAACCCCCATAAAGCCcaagaaatacaaaaagatGAAGAACGAAACGGAAGACTTACTCATAGCATTCCTGTTTGACATTGTCTTCTTCGCAAtctgtgtgtgcatatggtTATACCTGAGGAAGAGCCgagatgaaaataaaataagtgataacatatatattctgAATAACCAAACGCATAGTGAGGTCAAGGCGGACAAGGAGTCCTCCAACgtaaaggaggaagaaggaaatgataggagaagaaaaggaaacagATTTAGAACCTTCTTAAACATAAAAGAtgataaaattgttaatacagaaattaaatattatttattttttttaaaagcaaataggaatataattttttccctttgcatTTTGGGAACATTTCTCGTGTTGCCACTTTATTTGTCTCTCCCAAGAAATGATATTAACAACCCCTCCTTCTTCCACTACATAAGTGCTGGTAGTATCTCCGacattaacattttaacaattttatttttcattacaaTTATTTATAGTGCCATTTCGTACACGTTCATTTATCTCCTCTGGAAGAAAATCAGAccgagcaaaaaaaagacgaagaAATTTCTGCCCCAAAATTTTACCATCATGGTTTCCAGGATAGataagaaagaaataaatgctTATAagatttataaatatttttgcaacttGACGAATAATAAAGTGGTTTCTGCATACCTCATTTTGGATTACTCTATTGTGTACCATGAGCAGAAGAAGATTTTCAACGCCACGAAGAATTTGAAGATGCTCAAGGAgaatgaggagaagaagaacatcAAGCGCGACCGCTCCAAGCGCTTCCTGCTGGGCTTTCTCAACCGAAGGAGGGGCTCCAAGGGGGACCAGAAGTTAGACCCCAAGGCGGATCAGAAGTTAGACCCGAAGGCTGAcccgaaggggaagaacagcTCGCCTGACACCCCCCTGCAGCTGCTTACCGGGGAGGAGCGGCTGAATGGGGGAGTCGCACCTACCGGTCCGCTCACCAACGAGGGGAAGGATAACACGGCGGGTGAAGTGCACACCACGGAGAAGGACCCCATCGGGGGGGCAAATCAGCCCAGTGGGGAAACACCCCTCGAAGGGGTAACCCCCTCGGAGGCCCAACCAAACAACCAAATTAGAAACAACGCAGATGAGAGCGACGGAATGCACACAGAGGGACCCACTCCAGAAgagcagaagaagagaaagaagaaacCCGGTGGCCTGGTCGACCTGGGAAGTGACATAGAAGGAGCGAATTGCAACGCGGAGGGTGAAGCGTACTACGGACAAGCGATGGGGGAGAATGTAGCCACCGGGAGTCGTTCAAAAGAAGGCTGCaagaggaggaacaaaaaatcgGATTCGAGCGGAGAGGAAAGAACAAACGAGAAGGCAGAAGATCAAAGGGAAGACgcaagaagaaggaaaggaaGTCGAGTGGAAAATCAAGCCAGCTTCCTAAAAGATACCAGTGATGAAGATGACGATGTGCAAAGcagtaaaatgaaaaaaaaaaaaaactcaaacaaaaattacacataCAAACTAGACATTGAAGATGAAAACCTAATGAGTAACAACAACGAAATGTTGTTCTACGATTTGGAGAATTTATCTACCAAGGAAAATGATAACATggatttaaattataaaaaaaaaaaaaaaaatagatataaGTCTGAGtccaaaataaatatatttcacaagttattcttctttttaaagaaaaataaaaaaagccattggaagaaaaaacttaAAGAGCATTTGATCAAATTTTACtctataaaaaatgaaactccTAAGAAATCCACGGGGGTTTGCTTCGTATCCTTTATCGATACCAAGTCTGTGCATGACTGCATTCATAACATCCCCTTTACGGAAAGGAACAAGTGGATCATATCAAATGCCCCTCCCAATTATGATATAATTTGGAAGAACTTAAAAAACCACAGCTACAAAGTCTGTGCGCGCTTCATCATCCTGAATGCCCTGCTGCTGCTCGCCAACACGATTATCATTTTGACCGTCACGTCTATTGACAACATTCTGAAGCTCAAGATTAAGAAGTACCGCGAGGAGGACCCCAGCTCCGGCAACCTCAGCGCCATCCTCATAA ctTGGCTCTCCCCCTTTATCGTCATCTTCGTCAACAGTATCATCCAGCCGGCCCTAATCGCCTGCGTCTCGATCGCCATTGGGTTCATAAGGAAGTCCAGCGAACACACCTACGTGTTGCAGGGGaactttatctttttaattcTGAACACGATCATCATTCCTCTTTTGTCCTTGTCTCCGCTCAGTTCGCTCATTAAG GTCATGTACTCCGACGAAATAGGCCAGTGGTCCACCCGCCTGGGGGCCTACCTGTTCAACTCCAGTGGGTTCTTCGCCATGAGATACTTGCTGCACTGCTGCTTCCTGACGTGTGCCAACCAGTTGCTTCAGATCCCTCAGTTTTCAA TTCGATCCATCGTCAAAACGGTGACGAAGAAGGAAACAAGTGCGTGGACTTTTGATTTTGGTTACTGGTACGGATTCAACACGACCATTTTGGCCCTGATATTGACCTTTAG tgtCGCCGTGCCCTTCATCCTCCCGCTCGGCTCGCTCtacttcttcctccgctACTACATAGACAAGTACAATTTGATTTATGAAATATGCCGAACCAATTTGGACAGCCATGGAGCTATCATAAGAACGGCCATTAAGTTTATGCTTTTTTCCGTGGCCTTTTTTCAA CTCGTCATGTTCACCTTCTTCTCGCGGGTGCAAAACAAATTCATTTCCGTGGGGAGGAACATCCTCTTTTTGTCGTCGTCCCTCACCACGCTGCTGCTCCTGTGCCGATCCACGGAATGGGTAAGCACAAACCacataaagaagaagaaagggaagaggaCCTTTTGTTACCTGTGTGAGAAGAACGTCTACGTGAGTAACCTGAAGGACTTGAACAAGTTGAAGTACGCCTATGCCAACCCCTACGAaacgaagcggtga
- a CDS encoding eukaryotic translation initiation factor 2b, subunit 2, putative (encoded by transcript PVX_101425A), with product MELGTPNVLPGYDASKSANGSENAKTIISDVNANYNAERKNHTVTHNDEKEGTTHDGGGDEPPQTHSNTERDKEDKIKFEKKKKKSDKLKKEREKEIVVAYWLKGIVKILNAGLKNGDIKGSNFIGKKIAEVLKKVVEISHWNNVYDLIEIIKYLGKEIIRNNKMYFIIPNIIRRVLTIIRTEHFKQLYLYNNNYVDNLNKNNNFLVDKNTNKCINSKYVYEREIKNFEQSFSFYFENNSKKNTYHIPATNTLRHSIIEGITELIADIDTSWGETEQRTSYDLFMENDVILTMGYSVGVEKFLKNINKKKDGISVIVVGGDINRNGFRMAQLLSEDGVDTTYISDSAVFAVIPKVTKVVLGSVAVSSSGGVITKIGGYNIACSAQFNSKPVTIVLPLFKLINDPFYDPIRQNELQPGPSMIYNDADNLYVRIPKYDYIPEHLITLYITEIGPVDSFQLYNITKRTYHPDDLDLSFD from the coding sequence ATGGAGCTGGGAACCCCAAATGTGCTTCCAGGTTACGACGCGAGCAAGAGTGCTAACGGGAGTGAAAACGCCAAAACGATCATTTCTGACGTGAATGCAAACTATAACGCGGAACGGAAAAACCACACAGTTACACATAATgacgaaaaggaaggaacCACCCATGATGGTGGAGGGGACGAGCCGCCCCAAACACACAGCAACACAGAACGGGATAAAGAAGACAAgataaaatttgaaaagaaaaaaaaaaaaagcgataagctaaaaaaagaaagagagaAAGAAATCGTAGTGGCATACTGGCTAAAAGGAattgtgaaaattttaaatgcaggattaaaaaatggagacaTCAAAGGAAGCAATTTtataggcaaaaaaatagcagaggtgttaaaaaaagtggTGGAAATATCGCACTGGAATAATGTATACGATTTGAttgaaattattaaatatttgggaaaagaaataatcagaaataataaaatgtactTCATCATCCCGAACATCATCAGAAGAGTGTTAACAATTATTCGCACGGAGCATTTTAAACAGCTATACCTGTACAACAACAACTATGTTGacaatttgaacaaaaataacaattttcTTGTCgacaaaaatacaaacaaaTGCATCAACAGTAAGTACGTTTACgaaagagaaataaaaaatttcgagcagtcattttcattttatttcgaaaacaatagcaaaaaaaatacttatcaCATTCCTGCGACGAACACTTTGAGACATTCAATAATTGAAGGAATTACCGAATTAATTGCAGACATTGACACTTCCTGGGGGGAGACAGAACAAAGAACTTCTTACGATTTATTTATGGAAAATGATGTAATTTTAACGATGGGTTACTCAGTTGGGGTtgaaaagtttttaaaaaatataaataaaaaaaaagatggaATTTCAGTCATTGTTGTGGGGGGAGATATTAACCGAAATGGATTTCGAATGGCACAGTTACTAAGTGAAGATGGAGTGGACACTACGTACATTTCCGACTCAGCCGTTTTTGCGGTTATACCAAAAGTGACCAAAGTTGTTCTTGGCTCAGTAGCAGTTTCCTCCTCCGGGGGAGTAATCACCAAAATTGGGGGTTACAATATAGCCTGTTCAGCGCAGTTTAATTCAAAGCCCGTAACCATCGTGTTGccattatttaaattaattaatgaCCCCTTTTATGACCCAATCAGACAAAATGAACTTCAGCCAGGTCCATCTATGATTTACAACGACGCCGATAATTTGTACGTACGCATACCCAAGTATGATTACATTCCTGAGCATTTGATCACTCTGTACATCACGGAAATTGGCCCTGTCGACTCCTTCCAGTTGTACAATATTACCAAGCGGACGTACCACCCGGATGACTTGGACCTCAGTTTCGACTGA
- a CDS encoding adaptor-related protein complex 3, sigma 2 subunit, putative (encoded by transcript PVX_101420A), with product MIKGVLIINNNGKPRFLRFYDGSSHERQQMVTKRIHETIKKRITSECCCFLEDEELFSPDVKIVYRHFATLYFIFIIDSMESELGILDLIQVFVQVLDANFENVCELDLIYNYEQINYILDEIIMGGIVLETNIDAIVGSINGAKKLIENESSFFGD from the exons ATGATAAAAGGCGTTCTAATAATAAACAACAATGGGAAGCCCAGGTTCCTCCGATTTTACGATGGGAGT AGCCATGAGAGGCAACAGATGGTTACGAAGCGAATTCATGAAacaataaagaaaaggatTACCAGTGAGTGCTGTTGTTTTTTGGAAGATGAGGAATTGTTCAGTCCGGATGTGAAAATTGTGTACAG GCACTTCGCAACTCtgtactttatttttatcatcgACTCTATGGAGAGCGAGCTGGGTATTCTGGACCTAATTCAA GTTTTCGTTCAAGTGCTAGATGCGAATTTCGAGAATGTGTGCGAGTTGGACTTGATATATAATTACGAGCAG ATCAACTACATTCTGGATGAGATCATAATGGGAG GCATCGTTCTGGAAACGAACATAGACGCGATAGTGGGTTCCATCAATGGCGCGAAGAAGTTAATTGAAAACGAGTCCTCCTTCTTTGGCGACTGA
- a CDS encoding hypothetical protein, conserved (encoded by transcript PVX_101415A) yields the protein MEKTTKRSRGSLTILLDTRYNNRQKEKEIKLFENIKTDISIIISEQLKKRSKTEFELNNVKKKFSYLKCMTEELERLIKEGNRELKVEEELIKNYFEYTTTNLSYVFIKYENIISDLSDQNGNMNVKLKNIKENELANFDRAYESLLEKTGQLTATKENIISVQKGVENLKKEYEHVQAEIEIKREEKSQVENKYKELLTRIEEYKKEFDMIKEKCNSQMNEKKQSSIDLNKIEEQMEEMQKEISSLSTERKIKNDELGRLKDENDIILSDLYRCNAHINDKCDLLSAQIGELQNEVTSMEEEKNELSRSYHQLEIDLTSVSHCCEESKRENEQESLLIKELSDELIKKKTNLKQTQEQYSHISDQCSAVKNENAKLRDSYNNLHRRMEAVGTSISECRASLQGHEAELAHLENVKLENEKKKEEMLKLMENSEKLLLEQKDFFFKLSKLVQLVNLSNEQLANLKRETEEGPDENDVQRIHEELKTHLEKLSADMCQKNEMHNSLQNEIDETAKRVSQREEEIATLGNEQADLQHRLEMVDQELGALHLEVAKQGSSWEAKIKETKDALTHKYDQLEESIASQIKSKQDEHNNFVKQGELEKLEFDFQLFRSELTATLEQECERKRQQIAEKDAQLKAYQERYTLLKGI from the coding sequence ATGGAAAAGACGACAAAGAGGTCGCGAGGGTCCCTAACAATCCTACTGGACACTCGATACAACAACAgacagaaggaaaaggaaataaaattatttgaaaatatcAAAACGGACATCAGCATTATTATAAGCGAGCAACTGAAGAAGCGATCGAAAACGGAATTCGAATtgaataatgtaaaaaaaaagttttcctATTTAAAATGCATGACGGAGGAGTTGGAGAGGTTAATAAAGGAAGGGAACAGGGAGTTGAAAGTGGAAGAagagttaataaaaaattattttgaatacACGACGACCAATCTGAGTTATGTTTTTATCAAATACGAAAATATTATTAGCGATCTGAGTgaccaaaatggaaatatgaatgtgaaattgaaaaatataaaagaaaatgagtTGGCCAATTTTGATAGAGCATACGAATCGCTGTTGGAGAAGACTGGCCAACTTACCGCCACAAAGGAGAACATCATAAGtgtgcaaaaaggagtggaaaatttgaaaaaagaatatgaacatgttcaggcAGAAATAGagataaaaagggaagaaaaaagtcaagtggaaaataaatacaagGAATTACTCACCAGGATagaagaatataaaaaagaattcgatatgataaaggaaaaatgtaactcccaaatgaatgaaaagaaacaaaGTTCAATcgatttaaacaaaattgaggagcaaatggaggaaatgcaaaaggaaatCTCAAGTCTGTCCACCGaaaggaagataaaaaatgatgaactaGGGAGGTTAAAGGATGAAAATGACATCATATTAAGTGACCTCTATCGCTGTAATGCCCATATCAATGACAAATGCGACTTGCTATCTGCTCAAATAGGCGAGttacaaaatgaagtaacctccatggaggaggaaaaaaatgaactctCCCGAAGTTACCATCAGTTGGAGATAGACCTGACTAGTGTGTCCCACTGTTGTGAGGagagcaaaagggaaaacgaaCAGGAGTCCCTCCTCATCAAAGAGTTAAGTGATGAGCTAATCAAGAAGAAAACCAATTTGAAGCAGACACAGGAGCAGTATTCACACATAAGTGACCAATGCAGTGCggtcaaaaatgaaaatgcaaaGCTACGGGATAGTTACAATAATCTCCACAGAAGGATGGAGGCGGTAGGCACATCCATCAGTGAATGCCGCGCTTCCCTGCAGGGACACGAAGCCGAATTGGCACACTTAGAGAATGTCAAgttagaaaatgaaaagaagaaggaagaaatgctGAAGCTTATGGAAAACTCAGAAAAGCTACTCCTCGAGCAAAAagatttctttttcaaattgtcAAAACTTGTGCAGCTAGTAAATTTGTCCAACGaacagctagccaatttAAAACGAGAGACGGAGGAGGGGCCAGACGAAAATGATGTGCAGAGGATACACGAAGAATTAAAAACCCACTTAGAGAAGCTGTCCGCTGATAtgtgccaaaaaaatgaaatgcacAACTCGCTCCAAAACGAGATAGACGAAACTGCTAAGAGGGTTAGCCAacgggaggaagaaattgcAACCCTGGGAAATGAGCAGGCTGATTTGCAGCATCGATTAGAGATGGTCGACCAAGAATTAGGCGCTCTTCATTTAGAAGTGGCCAAACAGGGAAGCTCCTGGGAGGCTAAAATAAAAGAGACGAAGGATGCCCTCACACACAAGTATGACCAGTTGGAAGAATCGATCGCTTCTCAGATTAAGAGCAAGCAGGATGAACATAACAATTTTGTCAAGCAGGGAGAATTGGAAAAACTCGAATTCGACTTTCAGTTGTTTCGCTCCGAGCTGACGGCCACCCTCGAGCAGGAGTGCGAACGGAAGAGGCAGCAGATCGCCGAGAAGGACGCGCAGCTAAAGGCATACCAGGAGAGGTACACCTTGTTGAAGGGGATCTGA